A genomic segment from Curtobacterium sp. MCSS17_007 encodes:
- a CDS encoding aldo/keto reductase produces MKTLELPQTDLTASDVVVGLMRINDMSDEDIRELYAASRDAGVTMFDHAAVYGVWHGCEQRFGSAVTLSPSERAEIQLQTKVGIRPTPHGAYFDFSYDHIIESVHESLEALRTDYVDVLLLHRPDALVEPEEVARAFDELHAAGKVHHFGVSNHTPGQVELLKKSVRQPLAFNQVQLSITHANVITQGLTANMAGLDQSIDRDNDILNHARLNDVTLQAWSPFQKGFFDGVFLGDREQYAELNDVLEELASAHGVTPTGIAVAWITRHPAHFQVVLGTTNPQRVRDSAAGSDVELSREEWYRVLTAAGHTVP; encoded by the coding sequence GTGAAGACACTGGAGTTGCCACAGACCGACCTCACCGCGTCCGACGTCGTCGTCGGCCTCATGCGGATCAACGACATGAGCGACGAGGACATCCGCGAGCTCTACGCCGCATCACGCGACGCGGGCGTCACGATGTTCGACCACGCCGCCGTGTACGGCGTCTGGCACGGGTGCGAGCAGCGGTTCGGTTCTGCCGTCACCCTGTCGCCGTCCGAGCGCGCCGAGATCCAGCTGCAGACCAAGGTCGGCATCCGCCCGACGCCGCACGGCGCGTACTTCGACTTCTCGTACGACCACATCATCGAGTCCGTGCACGAGTCCCTCGAGGCGCTGCGGACCGACTACGTGGACGTGCTGCTCCTGCACCGGCCCGACGCCCTCGTGGAACCCGAGGAGGTCGCCCGGGCGTTCGACGAGCTGCACGCCGCAGGGAAGGTGCACCACTTCGGGGTCTCGAACCACACCCCCGGTCAGGTCGAGCTGCTCAAGAAGTCGGTGCGGCAGCCGCTCGCCTTCAACCAGGTGCAGCTGAGCATCACCCACGCCAACGTCATCACCCAGGGACTGACGGCGAACATGGCCGGACTCGACCAGTCGATCGACCGCGACAACGACATCCTCAACCACGCGCGTCTGAACGACGTGACGCTGCAGGCCTGGTCCCCGTTCCAGAAGGGCTTCTTCGACGGCGTCTTCCTCGGCGACCGCGAGCAGTACGCCGAGCTGAACGACGTGCTCGAGGAGCTCGCATCGGCGCACGGCGTCACCCCGACGGGCATCGCCGTCGCCTGGATCACCCGGCACCCCGCGCACTTCCAGGTCGTCCTGGGCACGACCAACCCGCAGCGCGTGCGGGACTCGGCCGCCGGGTCCGACGTCGAGCTCTCGCGCGAGGAGTGGTACCGCGTCCTGACCGCGGCGGGGCACACCGTCCCCTGA